Proteins encoded by one window of Yersinia massiliensis:
- a CDS encoding cobalt-precorrin-8 methylmutase, translating into MNYIQNPQQIEQNSFVIIGDIIAEQRPEYRFASAMHEAVIKRAIHTTADFDWLDILHFSPQVLTHITEGLKRGCTLYTDTTMAMSGINKTLLKQMGCECRCYISDPRVVESAPQQGITRSMAAVDVALAEPGEKLFVFGNAPTALFRLLERQATPVAVIGVPVGFVGAAESKEALAQSDLPCIAALGRKGGSNVAAAIINAILYQLRGAL; encoded by the coding sequence ATGAACTATATACAGAACCCGCAGCAAATCGAACAAAACAGCTTTGTGATTATTGGCGATATCATTGCCGAACAGCGGCCAGAGTATCGTTTTGCCAGCGCGATGCACGAAGCGGTGATCAAGCGTGCTATTCACACCACCGCCGATTTTGACTGGCTGGATATTCTGCATTTTTCACCGCAGGTATTGACCCACATTACCGAGGGCCTCAAGCGAGGTTGCACGCTGTACACCGACACCACCATGGCGATGTCTGGCATCAATAAAACGCTGCTCAAGCAGATGGGCTGTGAATGTCGCTGTTATATCAGTGACCCTCGAGTGGTCGAGAGCGCGCCACAACAGGGTATCACGCGCTCGATGGCGGCGGTTGATGTCGCGCTGGCAGAACCGGGTGAAAAACTGTTTGTGTTTGGCAATGCGCCCACCGCGTTGTTCCGCCTTCTCGAGCGGCAAGCGACGCCTGTCGCGGTCATTGGCGTGCCGGTGGGGTTTGTCGGGGCCGCAGAATCCAAAGAGGCATTAGCCCAAAGTGACCTGCCTTGTATCGCCGCACTGGGGCGTAAAGGTGGGAGCAATGTCGCCGCAGCCATTATTAACGCCATCCTCTACCAATTACGGGGGGCGCTATGA
- the cbiD gene encoding cobalt-precorrin-5B (C(1))-methyltransferase CbiD, with protein MSDTVVSHEQANDVEQQQLSLDSIWHNGKQYRKGYTTGSCATAAAKVAALMVLRQQVIDQISIVTPSGITLNLNVEQPLIEGRQATAAIRKDGGDDVDATHGMLIFARVTVFESTDDLPQQTDITLRGGEGVGTVTRKGIGLPVGSSAINRTPQQTIEAAVREVIGPLRGASVEIFAPEGEERAKKTYNGRLGILGGISIIGTTGIVTPMSEESWKRSLALELEMKRAAGEDRVILVPGNHGERFVRDHLGLDSQRVVTMSNFVGYMLQETVRLGFRRVLLVGHPGKLVKVAAGIFHTHSHIADGRMETLVANLALMGAPHALLLEVNQCDTTEAAMELIAEQGWQQVYTRIAERICERINEMVRFSVNPPQCDAILFSFDNQVLGSSRPLDEILEALR; from the coding sequence ATGAGTGACACTGTGGTGAGTCATGAGCAAGCCAATGATGTTGAACAACAACAGTTGTCATTAGACAGCATTTGGCACAACGGCAAGCAATACCGCAAAGGCTACACCACCGGTTCCTGCGCCACGGCGGCAGCAAAAGTGGCAGCATTGATGGTATTGCGCCAGCAAGTGATTGATCAGATTTCCATCGTCACGCCTTCCGGCATCACCTTGAACCTGAATGTTGAGCAGCCGTTGATTGAGGGCCGGCAAGCCACGGCCGCCATCCGTAAAGATGGCGGTGATGATGTGGATGCCACCCACGGCATGCTGATTTTTGCCCGTGTCACGGTTTTTGAATCGACTGACGACCTACCCCAACAGACTGACATTACTTTACGCGGCGGCGAAGGGGTCGGCACGGTCACTCGCAAAGGCATTGGCTTACCCGTGGGCAGTAGCGCCATTAATCGCACCCCACAGCAAACCATTGAAGCCGCAGTGCGTGAAGTTATCGGCCCGTTACGTGGGGCGAGCGTTGAAATCTTTGCGCCGGAAGGTGAAGAACGGGCCAAGAAAACCTACAACGGGCGGCTGGGTATTCTCGGTGGCATCTCCATTATTGGCACGACAGGTATTGTGACGCCAATGTCAGAAGAGAGCTGGAAACGCTCATTGGCACTGGAGTTGGAGATGAAGCGGGCGGCGGGGGAAGACCGCGTGATTCTGGTGCCGGGTAATCATGGCGAGCGCTTTGTCCGTGACCATCTGGGCCTCGATAGCCAGCGGGTGGTGACCATGAGTAATTTCGTCGGCTACATGTTGCAGGAAACCGTACGGCTGGGTTTTCGTCGCGTGTTGTTGGTTGGGCATCCCGGCAAATTGGTCAAAGTGGCTGCCGGTATCTTCCACACCCACAGCCATATTGCCGATGGGCGCATGGAAACGCTGGTGGCGAATCTGGCGTTAATGGGCGCGCCTCATGCGCTGCTACTTGAAGTGAATCAGTGTGATACCACCGAAGCCGCAATGGAGCTGATTGCCGAGCAAGGCTGGCAGCAGGTCTATACCCGTATTGCAGAGCGTATTTGTGAACGCATCAACGAGATGGTGCGTTTCTCGGTGAATCCGCCGCAGTGTGACGCCATTTTATTCTCTTTCGACAATCAAGTGCTGGGTAGCAGCCGGCCACTGGATGAGATTCTGGAGGCGCTACGATGA
- a CDS encoding cobalt-precorrin-7 (C(5))-methyltransferase, with amino-acid sequence MITVVGIGPGDTQYLTPRAQQAISLAEVLVGGKRHLATFGGHGRETRLLDADLLGLLEWLDSQKSRDIVVLASGDPLLYGIGKLLAANFSPDQLQIIPGISAIQYLCAKVALDMNDLFLTSSHGREPDFDWIFQHDKVAMVTDGIIGPRAIANALWQRDLERTLIIGENLSQPNERIHRLSVDQVAARYDMNVVVILNER; translated from the coding sequence ATGATAACCGTCGTGGGCATCGGCCCAGGAGATACCCAATACCTTACCCCCCGTGCGCAGCAGGCGATTTCACTGGCAGAAGTGTTGGTCGGGGGCAAGCGCCATCTGGCGACTTTTGGCGGGCATGGCCGTGAAACACGCTTGTTAGATGCAGATTTACTGGGGCTACTGGAATGGCTTGATAGCCAAAAAAGCCGAGACATCGTGGTGCTGGCCTCTGGCGACCCGCTGTTGTATGGCATCGGCAAACTACTGGCGGCGAATTTCAGCCCCGACCAATTACAGATAATCCCCGGTATTAGTGCGATTCAATACCTGTGCGCCAAAGTGGCGTTAGACATGAACGACCTGTTTCTTACCAGCAGCCACGGTCGCGAACCGGATTTTGACTGGATTTTCCAGCACGACAAAGTCGCTATGGTCACCGACGGAATTATCGGCCCACGCGCCATTGCGAATGCCCTCTGGCAACGCGACCTCGAGCGCACCTTGATCATCGGTGAAAACCTCTCCCAGCCCAACGAACGTATTCACCGCTTATCGGTGGATCAAGTGGCGGCCCGTTATGACATGAATGTGGTGGTGATCCTCAATGAGAGATGA
- a CDS encoding decarboxylating cobalt-precorrin-6B (C(15))-methyltransferase produces MTKEAVRVLALARLELNDARHLIDVGAGTGSVALEAALQFPHLRVTAIERNPAALALISENRQRLACHNVDIIAGVAPLLVEDHADAIFIGGSGGQLTELIDWALMMLNPNGRLVLTFILLNNLNDALSHLQTCAVSQLDCVQLQLSSLTPLGSGHYFKPNNPTYLISCHKEARHV; encoded by the coding sequence ATGACGAAAGAAGCGGTGCGCGTGTTAGCTCTGGCACGGCTGGAACTGAATGATGCCCGTCATCTGATTGATGTCGGCGCGGGAACGGGGAGTGTGGCACTGGAAGCGGCCTTGCAATTTCCCCATTTGCGAGTGACGGCCATTGAACGCAATCCGGCGGCGCTGGCATTGATTAGCGAAAATCGCCAGCGGCTGGCGTGTCACAACGTGGACATTATCGCCGGTGTGGCCCCACTTCTTGTAGAAGATCACGCCGATGCCATTTTTATTGGCGGTAGCGGCGGTCAATTGACCGAACTGATTGATTGGGCACTGATGATGCTCAATCCCAATGGGCGCTTGGTGTTGACCTTTATTCTGCTCAACAACCTCAATGACGCTCTGAGCCACTTACAGACCTGCGCGGTCAGCCAGCTCGATTGTGTGCAATTGCAACTTTCCAGCCTCACGCCACTGGGCAGCGGACACTACTTTAAACCGAATAATCCTACTTATCTTATTTCCTGCCACAAGGAGGCGCGCCATGTTTGA
- a CDS encoding cobalt-precorrin-4 methyltransferase produces the protein MFEQPKNVPADNANTPFSPVWDSQKVWFVGAGPGDKELITLKGYRLLQQAQVVIYAGSLINTELLEYCSPEAECHDSAGLNLEQIIRLMVDGVRAGKLVVRLQTGDLSLYGSIREQGEVLGEHGIGFVSVPGVSAFLGAAAQLGVEYTVPEVAQSLIITRIEGRTPMPPREQLEAFAAHQTSMAIFLSVQEVDRVAERLIAGGYPADTPVAVVYKATWAESRTVRGTLTDIAELVRAAAINKTALILVGAFLGDEYHYSKLYDAGFSHEYRQA, from the coding sequence ATGTTTGAGCAGCCAAAGAACGTTCCCGCCGATAACGCCAACACGCCTTTCTCCCCTGTTTGGGATAGCCAAAAAGTCTGGTTTGTCGGGGCGGGGCCGGGTGATAAAGAGCTGATCACCTTAAAGGGCTACCGACTGTTGCAACAGGCGCAGGTGGTTATCTATGCCGGTTCACTGATCAATACCGAATTGCTGGAGTACTGCTCGCCAGAGGCCGAGTGTCACGACAGTGCGGGGCTTAATCTGGAACAGATCATCAGGCTAATGGTGGACGGTGTCCGCGCGGGCAAATTGGTGGTTCGGCTGCAAACCGGTGACCTTTCGTTGTACGGCTCTATTCGTGAGCAAGGCGAAGTCTTGGGTGAGCATGGCATCGGCTTTGTTTCTGTGCCGGGGGTCAGTGCATTCTTGGGGGCGGCGGCACAACTGGGCGTGGAATATACCGTACCTGAAGTGGCGCAAAGCCTGATTATCACCCGTATTGAGGGGCGCACGCCGATGCCACCTCGTGAGCAGTTGGAAGCCTTTGCTGCGCATCAAACTTCAATGGCTATTTTCCTCTCCGTGCAGGAAGTGGATCGCGTCGCCGAGCGCTTAATCGCCGGCGGTTATCCAGCCGATACGCCGGTGGCGGTGGTGTACAAAGCGACGTGGGCGGAAAGCCGCACGGTGCGCGGCACCTTAACCGACATTGCTGAGTTGGTTCGAGCCGCCGCGATCAATAAAACAGCGCTGATTCTGGTGGGGGCCTTCTTAGGCGATGAGTACCACTACTCCAAACTTTACGATGCGGGGTTTAGCCATGAATATCGTCAAGCCTGA
- the cbiG gene encoding cobalt-precorrin 5A hydrolase, with protein sequence MNIVKPESIAVFCLTPGAVRLARRLQTHLPLTCFTSEKLLETGFQPFNGTFGETIREAFKQYSALVVVGAIGLTVRVLAPLVNDKMTDPAVVVIDERGQHVISLLSGHVGGANTLTRYLAGILGADPVITTATDVNEMAALDTLANQLDAEMQDFRHAVKVVNQMLVSNQKVGLWWDTPMLAERERCDTRGFIPVDSLDDLPPLDALVCISLRDSLPLSDDKQHAMPVYKLVPRRVVAGIGCRKATSLQTLVELLQQQMAENHFDIMALRAIGSVTIKKDEPALHQLAQCWRVPFELFSVGELSRHEQRFPASEFVRQTVGVGSVSQPVAWLMSDGKLVGNTLRQQGVTITLGVSH encoded by the coding sequence ATGAATATCGTCAAGCCTGAGTCGATCGCGGTCTTTTGCCTCACCCCCGGTGCGGTACGTTTGGCGCGGCGGTTGCAAACCCATTTGCCGCTCACCTGTTTTACCAGTGAAAAACTGTTGGAGACAGGGTTTCAGCCCTTTAACGGCACTTTTGGCGAGACGATCCGCGAGGCATTTAAGCAGTATTCCGCCTTGGTCGTGGTGGGGGCGATCGGCCTCACTGTGCGGGTGCTTGCGCCGTTGGTGAACGACAAAATGACCGATCCGGCCGTGGTGGTGATCGATGAACGTGGGCAGCATGTTATCAGTTTGCTCTCCGGCCATGTCGGCGGTGCCAACACCCTGACTCGTTATTTAGCGGGGATTCTAGGGGCAGATCCGGTGATTACCACTGCCACTGACGTCAATGAAATGGCGGCACTAGACACCTTGGCAAACCAACTGGATGCCGAAATGCAAGATTTTCGCCATGCCGTCAAAGTGGTTAATCAGATGCTGGTCAGCAACCAAAAAGTAGGGTTGTGGTGGGACACACCGATGCTAGCGGAGCGTGAGCGTTGTGACACCCGAGGCTTTATCCCCGTTGATTCGCTGGACGATTTACCGCCGCTGGACGCTTTAGTCTGCATTTCACTGCGCGATAGTTTGCCTTTGTCTGACGATAAACAGCACGCGATGCCGGTCTACAAATTGGTGCCGCGCCGCGTGGTGGCGGGGATTGGCTGCCGCAAAGCCACATCACTGCAAACACTGGTCGAACTGCTGCAACAGCAAATGGCCGAAAATCACTTCGATATCATGGCACTACGGGCCATCGGTAGCGTCACTATCAAAAAAGACGAGCCCGCACTCCACCAATTGGCTCAGTGCTGGCGCGTGCCATTCGAATTGTTCAGCGTGGGCGAATTAAGCCGCCATGAACAACGTTTCCCTGCTTCTGAATTTGTCCGCCAAACGGTGGGTGTCGGTAGCGTTTCACAACCGGTCGCTTGGCTGATGAGCGACGGTAAATTGGTTGGCAATACTCTGCGTCAGCAGGGCGTCACCATCACTCTGGGAGTATCGCATTAA
- a CDS encoding precorrin-3B C(17)-methyltransferase has translation MLTVIGIGPGSESMMTQDAIAAIQAADIIVGYKTYTHLVKSMTMDKQVIKTGMCKEIERCQAAIDLALAGHNVALISSGDAGIYGMAGLVLELVTQQELALEVRLVAGITASIAAASLLGAPLMHDFCHISLSDLMTPWEVIEKRIVAAAQADFVICFYNPRSRGREGHLARAFELMQPWKKATTPVGVVKAAGRKKQEKWITTLGEMDFEPVDMTSLVIVGNQATYCRNGLMITPRGYSL, from the coding sequence ATGTTAACCGTGATTGGCATTGGGCCGGGCAGTGAATCGATGATGACGCAGGATGCCATTGCGGCGATCCAAGCGGCGGACATTATCGTCGGTTATAAGACTTACACCCATTTGGTCAAGTCGATGACCATGGATAAGCAGGTGATCAAAACCGGCATGTGCAAAGAAATTGAGCGCTGTCAGGCCGCCATCGATTTGGCGTTGGCGGGCCACAACGTGGCGCTGATCAGCAGCGGCGATGCCGGTATTTATGGCATGGCGGGGTTGGTGCTGGAGTTGGTCACGCAACAAGAATTAGCGCTAGAAGTGCGCTTAGTGGCGGGGATTACCGCCAGCATTGCAGCTGCGTCCTTACTGGGTGCGCCGTTGATGCATGACTTCTGCCATATCAGCCTGAGTGATTTGATGACGCCGTGGGAAGTGATTGAAAAACGCATTGTTGCCGCTGCGCAGGCCGATTTTGTTATCTGCTTCTACAACCCCCGCAGCCGTGGCCGTGAAGGGCATTTAGCGCGTGCGTTTGAATTAATGCAGCCGTGGAAAAAAGCGACCACGCCGGTTGGCGTTGTGAAAGCGGCGGGGCGTAAAAAGCAGGAAAAATGGATCACCACCTTAGGTGAGATGGATTTTGAGCCGGTGGACATGACCAGTTTGGTGATTGTGGGTAATCAAGCCACTTATTGCCGCAATGGGCTGATGATCACGCCTCGTGGTTATTCACTTTAA
- a CDS encoding cobalt-precorrin-6A reductase, translated as MTSDHPPVHVFGGTSDARLICQQLDAAGERYSLSVASDAGRQLAGDIGGEILVGRMDAAAMADFLVARQVRWVIDASHPYASLLTDNVITACEQAQVPMTRYQRPSEIDALQHPLLHKVDSLTAACAVALSLGPRVLLTTGSKQLADYQRGLTGKTLLVRVLPTADVLNQCEALGLGVDNIIALRGPFSAEFNHALYVFCQPDVVITKESGAQGGYQEKVAPCLALNIPCIVVRRPDAVVLGPNGQQVTSLAEFSQHLTHWQQQRGQ; from the coding sequence ATGACGAGCGACCATCCACCCGTCCATGTGTTCGGCGGCACCAGCGATGCGCGATTGATTTGCCAACAGCTCGATGCGGCTGGCGAGCGCTATAGCTTGTCGGTTGCGAGCGATGCCGGTCGGCAACTGGCCGGTGATATTGGCGGTGAAATTTTGGTTGGGCGGATGGATGCAGCGGCGATGGCGGATTTTCTGGTCGCGAGACAGGTGCGTTGGGTAATTGATGCCTCACACCCCTATGCCAGCCTGCTCACTGACAATGTGATCACCGCTTGCGAACAAGCTCAAGTGCCGATGACCCGCTATCAGCGACCGAGCGAAATTGACGCATTGCAGCATCCGCTATTGCACAAAGTCGATAGCCTGACGGCAGCCTGTGCGGTGGCACTCAGCTTAGGGCCACGCGTCCTGCTCACCACGGGCAGCAAACAATTGGCTGATTACCAGCGTGGGTTAACCGGAAAAACACTGTTGGTGCGCGTGTTACCCACGGCTGACGTGCTGAATCAATGCGAGGCGCTGGGATTGGGGGTGGACAATATTATCGCGCTGCGTGGGCCATTTAGCGCTGAGTTCAATCATGCGCTGTATGTGTTTTGTCAGCCAGATGTGGTTATCACCAAAGAGTCGGGGGCGCAGGGCGGTTATCAGGAAAAAGTCGCGCCCTGTTTGGCGCTGAATATCCCCTGCATTGTGGTGCGCCGACCCGATGCCGTGGTGTTGGGGCCGAACGGGCAGCAAGTCACGTCATTAGCCGAATTTAGTCAACACCTGACGCACTGGCAGCAACAACGAGGACAATAA
- the cbiK gene encoding sirohydrochlorin cobaltochelatase: MKKALLVISFGTSYEQTRQKNIDACEQQLAAAYSDRDVFRAFTSEMIIRKLRKRDGLLINNPAEALKQLAELGYQDVAIQSLHVINGDEYEKVANEVRAFGEHFHHLVLGTPLLSSFADYQQLLVALQAQMPPLAADERVVFMGHGASHYAFSAYACLDHLMASLNFPALVGAVESYPEIGHIITRLQQQGVRKVHLMPLMLVAGDHAINDMASDEPDSWRSQLEAAGISAQSWLQGLGENPLIRQMFVEHLDHALQQKQQEAA; the protein is encoded by the coding sequence ATGAAAAAAGCACTGTTGGTGATCAGTTTTGGCACCAGTTATGAACAGACCCGCCAGAAGAATATTGATGCCTGTGAGCAGCAATTGGCCGCTGCCTACAGCGATCGTGATGTGTTCCGCGCCTTCACCTCGGAAATGATTATCCGCAAGCTGCGCAAACGCGATGGGTTGCTGATCAATAACCCCGCCGAAGCCCTTAAACAGTTGGCTGAATTGGGGTATCAGGATGTTGCCATTCAATCGCTGCATGTCATTAACGGTGATGAATACGAAAAAGTCGCCAATGAAGTGCGCGCGTTTGGTGAGCATTTCCACCATTTAGTCCTTGGCACACCGCTCCTGAGCAGTTTTGCGGATTACCAGCAATTGCTGGTCGCGCTGCAAGCACAAATGCCGCCCCTCGCCGCCGATGAACGAGTGGTGTTTATGGGCCATGGGGCGAGCCATTATGCCTTCTCGGCCTATGCCTGTTTGGATCACTTAATGGCCTCGCTGAATTTCCCTGCTTTGGTGGGCGCGGTCGAAAGCTACCCAGAAATCGGCCATATCATCACTCGCTTGCAACAGCAGGGGGTGCGCAAAGTGCATTTGATGCCGTTGATGCTGGTGGCTGGGGATCATGCCATCAATGATATGGCTTCTGACGAGCCAGACTCATGGCGTTCACAGTTGGAAGCCGCAGGTATCAGCGCCCAATCATGGCTGCAAGGGTTAGGAGAAAACCCCTTGATTCGCCAAATGTTTGTGGAACATCTGGATCACGCCTTACAGCAAAAACAACAGGAGGCAGCGTAA
- a CDS encoding cobalt-factor II C(20)-methyltransferase, whose protein sequence is MSGRLYALGVGPGASDLITVRAARLIAKLDVLYAPAGRKGGDSLALSIVREYLSPTTEIRTCHFPMSADDSEKQAVWDDVAQQLQAEVAKGHQVGFITLGDAMLFSTWVFLLERIGRPDWLEIVPGVTSFAAIASRAALPLAMEQQSLAIMSCTAPEAELERALRDHDCVVLMKVYGRFARIQTLLARLELFPHALLMSEASLPGEVCWRQLDSIAADQSLPYFSTILVNKQQRVNE, encoded by the coding sequence ATGAGCGGCAGACTTTATGCCTTGGGCGTTGGCCCCGGAGCCAGTGATTTGATTACGGTACGTGCCGCACGGTTGATCGCCAAATTGGATGTGCTGTATGCCCCCGCAGGGCGCAAAGGCGGTGATAGCCTCGCGCTCTCTATCGTGCGCGAATATTTATCGCCCACCACGGAAATCCGCACTTGCCACTTCCCCATGAGTGCCGATGACAGCGAAAAACAAGCGGTCTGGGATGACGTGGCACAGCAGCTACAAGCTGAAGTCGCCAAAGGGCATCAAGTGGGCTTTATCACCCTTGGCGATGCGATGCTATTCAGCACGTGGGTGTTTTTGCTCGAACGTATTGGCCGCCCAGATTGGCTGGAGATCGTACCGGGCGTGACCTCTTTTGCCGCCATTGCTTCTCGCGCGGCATTGCCGTTAGCCATGGAGCAACAGTCGCTGGCGATTATGTCCTGCACCGCACCCGAGGCAGAGCTAGAGCGGGCGCTACGGGATCATGATTGCGTGGTGCTGATGAAAGTCTATGGCCGCTTCGCCCGTATTCAGACGCTGCTGGCCCGTTTAGAGCTGTTCCCCCATGCGCTATTGATGTCGGAAGCCTCATTGCCGGGGGAGGTGTGCTGGCGACAGTTGGACAGCATCGCCGCTGATCAGTCTTTGCCCTATTTTTCGACCATTTTAGTGAATAAGCAGCAACGCGTTAATGAATAA
- the cbiM gene encoding cobalt ECF transporter S component CbiM, whose amino-acid sequence MAILLTIAPNDVFAMHIMEGFLPPMWALAWWVLFLPCLFMGLVRLKQIVSEDSNQKVLLALCGAFIFVLSALKIPSVTGSCSHPTGVGLAVILFGPVVVAVLGAIVLLFQALLLAHGGLTTLGANGMSMAVIGPVVGYLVWKLACKAGLRRDVGVFLCAMLADLTTYFVTSVQLGLAFPDPQFGVSGSIIKFMGVFCLTQIPIAIAEGLLTVMIYDQLTKRKLIQAEAH is encoded by the coding sequence ATGGCAATCCTGCTGACCATTGCCCCCAATGATGTTTTTGCGATGCATATCATGGAAGGCTTTTTACCGCCGATGTGGGCGTTGGCGTGGTGGGTGTTGTTCCTACCCTGCCTGTTTATGGGCTTGGTACGCTTAAAGCAGATTGTCTCAGAAGACAGCAACCAAAAAGTGTTACTGGCGCTTTGCGGTGCCTTCATTTTCGTGCTGTCAGCCCTGAAAATTCCGTCCGTGACTGGCAGTTGCTCGCACCCCACCGGTGTTGGGCTGGCGGTCATTCTGTTCGGGCCAGTGGTGGTGGCAGTCTTAGGGGCGATTGTCTTGCTGTTCCAAGCACTGTTATTAGCCCATGGCGGGTTGACAACACTCGGCGCGAACGGCATGTCAATGGCGGTCATCGGGCCGGTGGTGGGTTATCTGGTTTGGAAGTTGGCCTGTAAAGCGGGGCTGCGCCGTGATGTCGGGGTGTTCCTGTGCGCGATGCTCGCGGACTTAACCACTTACTTTGTCACCTCGGTCCAACTGGGGCTCGCCTTCCCCGATCCGCAATTTGGTGTCAGTGGTTCGATTATCAAATTTATGGGCGTGTTCTGCCTGACTCAAATCCCGATCGCCATTGCTGAAGGTTTGCTGACAGTAATGATTTATGACCAATTAACCAAACGCAAGCTTATCCAAGCGGAGGCACATTAA
- a CDS encoding energy-coupling factor ABC transporter substrate-binding protein codes for MKKTLILLAMVIALVILPFFINHGGEYGGSDGEAETLIQTTAPHYTPWFQPLYEPASGEIESLLFTLQGSIGAAVIFYILGYYRGKRGEHAGD; via the coding sequence ATGAAAAAGACTCTTATCTTGCTGGCGATGGTGATCGCACTGGTGATATTGCCGTTCTTTATCAATCATGGCGGCGAGTATGGCGGTTCGGATGGTGAGGCTGAAACCTTGATTCAAACCACGGCACCGCACTATACGCCGTGGTTCCAGCCGCTGTATGAACCGGCCAGTGGTGAAATTGAGAGTTTACTGTTCACCTTGCAGGGGTCTATTGGTGCAGCGGTGATTTTCTATATCTTGGGCTACTACCGGGGGAAACGCGGTGAGCATGCTGGGGATTGA
- a CDS encoding energy-coupling factor ABC transporter transmembrane protein, which produces MLGIDKLSYQSRWRQVDPMGKLVLYGVFLLLAMLSPPMYQALLLVFIAGLTCYLLRVGLRRYLRWLAIPLSFLLVGLVTIVLSLSRQPDSLWWGVQMGHWWLGIDKVGLTTANQTLWRSLAALAATFWFVLNTPFPQLIQLLKRCHAPRLLTEQILLTWRFIFILIEEAAAIHQAQSLRFGYISLPTGYRSLAMLVGMLFTRVMIRYQQMVISLDMKLYQGDFHL; this is translated from the coding sequence ATGCTGGGGATTGATAAACTCAGTTACCAAAGCCGCTGGCGGCAGGTTGATCCCATGGGAAAGCTGGTGTTGTATGGGGTTTTCCTGCTGTTAGCGATGTTGAGCCCGCCCATGTACCAAGCACTGCTGTTGGTGTTTATCGCGGGGCTGACCTGCTATTTGCTGCGGGTCGGTCTGCGCCGTTACCTGCGCTGGCTCGCCATACCGCTCTCTTTCTTGTTGGTCGGGTTGGTGACGATTGTATTGTCACTTTCCCGTCAGCCAGACAGTTTGTGGTGGGGCGTACAAATGGGTCATTGGTGGTTGGGTATCGATAAAGTCGGCTTAACCACAGCGAATCAAACGCTGTGGCGCAGTTTGGCGGCGCTGGCGGCGACATTCTGGTTTGTGCTCAATACGCCCTTCCCGCAGTTGATTCAACTGTTGAAGCGTTGCCATGCGCCCCGTTTGCTGACAGAACAAATTCTGCTGACTTGGCGTTTTATCTTTATTTTGATCGAAGAGGCGGCGGCTATCCATCAGGCGCAGTCACTGCGGTTTGGTTATATCTCACTGCCAACCGGTTATCGTTCGCTGGCCATGCTAGTGGGGATGTTGTTTACCCGCGTAATGATCCGCTATCAACAGATGGTCATTTCGCTGGATATGAAACTTTATCAGGGTGATTTTCACCTGTAA